In one Sphingomonas sp. AP4-R1 genomic region, the following are encoded:
- a CDS encoding TonB-dependent siderophore receptor — MNLLLALMAAAPEAAVEPRTDDIVVTAQRTEGSEDYTTTVQSTAVRLPLSKRETPQSMSIVTNAQMRDFKLTDVNQLLATVPGVNVLAVETDRVYYSARGFDIQTFQIDGVGLPFAFQIQTGSIDTSIYDHIEVIRGAPGLLSSTGNPSAVVNFIRKRPTKDLQATFSAQYGSYNDLRLDADVSAPLTGNGALRARVVGAFVDKDSYLDRYHLRRWTGYGIVEGDLGPDTTVSVGYGHQDHKSNGAMWGSIPLYYTDGGRIPLDRSSSTAPDWSSWNVIDRQIFGDVTHQFGNGWIGKVTAVRRAISEKDQLFYVYQNPDRATGLGVVTYPGAFDGPTRNLTLDAYVGGPVTLFGRTHDLMFGVNRSAQQYKQYSSYDTSAIGVSVPLSQLFDGSFPRPNFPSNYTLSLNQHTRRETAYGLVRLSLADPLKLMVGVNVTRAISDGESYSVPSNYKKTRALPYAGVTLDLTKNISAYASYTTIFNPQTQSGADRRVLAPIQGKNLEGGVKGEWLGGRATASLAIFQTRQDNTAESAGFDPTIGQTIYRGVDAKSEGIELEFGGRVTDEIQATGGYTIMRVRGENDAPVRTFVPRQTGRLNLTYAPHALDGLKLGASLQYQSKIYTVSASPLTAGPNTGQLGKLTQSGYAVVDLLARYALNDHWEVSANLKNVGNRKYLTSLVVDQGYYAAPRTILGTITWKY, encoded by the coding sequence ATGAACCTGTTGCTCGCGCTGATGGCCGCCGCCCCCGAAGCGGCCGTCGAACCGCGGACCGACGATATCGTCGTCACCGCCCAGCGCACCGAGGGCAGCGAGGATTATACGACCACCGTGCAGTCCACCGCCGTGCGCCTGCCGCTGTCCAAGCGCGAGACGCCGCAATCGATGAGCATCGTCACGAACGCGCAGATGCGCGATTTCAAGCTGACCGACGTGAACCAGCTGCTGGCGACGGTGCCGGGCGTGAACGTGCTCGCGGTGGAGACGGACCGCGTTTATTATTCGGCGCGCGGCTTCGACATCCAGACCTTCCAGATCGACGGCGTCGGCCTGCCCTTCGCGTTCCAGATCCAGACCGGATCGATCGACACCTCGATCTACGATCATATCGAGGTGATCCGCGGCGCGCCGGGCCTGCTCTCCTCCACCGGCAATCCTTCCGCCGTGGTGAACTTCATCCGCAAGCGCCCGACCAAGGACCTGCAGGCGACCTTCAGCGCGCAATATGGCTCGTACAACGATCTGCGGCTCGATGCGGACGTGAGCGCGCCGCTGACCGGCAACGGGGCGCTGCGCGCGCGCGTCGTCGGCGCGTTCGTCGACAAGGATTCCTATCTCGATCGCTATCATCTGCGCCGCTGGACCGGATACGGCATCGTCGAGGGCGATCTGGGCCCGGATACGACGGTGAGCGTCGGCTATGGTCATCAGGACCATAAGAGCAACGGCGCGATGTGGGGCTCGATCCCGCTTTACTATACGGATGGGGGACGCATCCCGCTGGATCGCTCCTCCAGCACCGCGCCGGACTGGTCGAGCTGGAATGTGATCGACCGCCAGATCTTCGGCGACGTGACGCACCAGTTCGGCAATGGCTGGATCGGCAAGGTGACGGCGGTGCGGCGCGCGATCAGCGAGAAGGACCAGCTGTTCTACGTCTATCAGAATCCGGATCGGGCGACGGGTCTGGGCGTCGTTACCTATCCGGGTGCGTTCGACGGGCCGACGCGCAACCTGACGCTGGACGCCTATGTCGGCGGCCCCGTCACCCTGTTCGGGCGGACGCATGACCTGATGTTCGGCGTGAACCGCAGCGCGCAGCAGTACAAGCAATATTCGTCCTACGATACCAGCGCGATCGGCGTGTCCGTGCCGCTCTCGCAGCTGTTCGATGGCAGCTTTCCGCGCCCGAACTTCCCAAGCAATTATACGCTCAGCCTGAACCAGCATACGCGCCGCGAGACGGCCTATGGCCTCGTCCGCCTGAGCTTGGCGGATCCGCTGAAGCTGATGGTGGGGGTGAACGTGACCCGCGCTATTAGCGACGGCGAATCCTATAGCGTCCCGAGTAATTACAAGAAGACGCGCGCACTGCCTTACGCGGGCGTCACGCTGGACCTGACCAAGAATATCAGCGCCTATGCGAGCTATACCACCATCTTCAATCCGCAGACCCAGTCGGGCGCGGACCGGCGGGTGCTGGCGCCGATCCAGGGCAAGAATCTGGAAGGCGGCGTGAAGGGCGAGTGGCTGGGCGGTCGCGCGACCGCGAGCCTCGCCATCTTCCAGACGCGGCAGGACAATACGGCCGAATCGGCAGGTTTCGATCCCACGATCGGCCAGACCATCTATCGCGGCGTGGACGCCAAGTCCGAAGGCATCGAACTGGAATTCGGGGGCCGCGTGACCGACGAGATCCAGGCGACCGGCGGCTACACGATCATGCGCGTGCGCGGCGAGAATGACGCGCCCGTCCGCACCTTCGTGCCGCGCCAGACGGGGCGCCTGAACCTGACCTATGCGCCGCATGCGCTGGACGGGCTGAAGCTGGGTGCGTCGCTCCAGTATCAGAGCAAGATCTACACGGTGTCGGCCTCGCCGCTGACCGCCGGGCCGAACACCGGCCAGTTGGGCAAGCTGACGCAGAGCGGTTACGCCGTGGTCGATCTGCTCGCGCGCTATGCGCTCAACGATCACTGGGAAGTCAGCGCGAACCTGAAGAACGTGGGCAATCGCAAATATCTGACGTCGCTCGTCGTCGATCAGGGATATTACGCCGCGCCGCGCACGATCCTGGGCACGATCACGTGGAAATATTGA
- a CDS encoding PepSY domain-containing protein, whose protein sequence is MAMSQSRVKAWYLVHKWTSLVCTLFLLMFCITGLPLIFAHEIDEATRAPQLAQGVAPDARANLDVVQKASVADHPGWKTLYMTWDEDKPLLYVTVAPSYGASATDMKYKLFDARTGAEVQAAPLDEGVMAFLLDLHAHLLLGLPGELFLGGIGLVFLVSIVSGVVVYAPFMRKLRFGTVRKDRSRRLKWLDTHNMIGIVTLGWVTVVGLTGFILTMSLPITMIWQADELAEMAAPYKGAKLPNTLASVDKAVATVRAAAPAARVSFIAFPGTGYSTPHHYMVALAGATPLTERLVNPAMVDAETGRLTDLRQMPWYVKAVFLSAPLHFGDYGGLPLKIIWALLDVAAIIVLGTGLYLWLGKRRASLDRRVLEVRTGGLVVPEPAE, encoded by the coding sequence ATGGCGATGTCCCAGAGCAGGGTGAAGGCGTGGTATCTGGTCCACAAGTGGACCAGCCTCGTCTGCACACTCTTCCTCCTGATGTTCTGCATCACCGGCCTGCCGCTGATCTTTGCGCACGAGATCGACGAGGCCACACGCGCGCCGCAACTGGCGCAAGGCGTGGCTCCGGATGCGCGCGCGAATCTCGATGTGGTGCAGAAAGCGTCCGTGGCCGATCATCCCGGCTGGAAGACGCTCTACATGACGTGGGACGAGGACAAGCCTCTGCTCTACGTGACGGTCGCGCCCAGCTACGGCGCGTCGGCCACCGACATGAAGTATAAATTGTTCGACGCGCGGACGGGGGCGGAGGTGCAGGCCGCGCCGCTGGACGAGGGCGTAATGGCCTTCCTGCTCGATCTGCACGCGCATCTGCTGCTGGGGCTTCCGGGCGAATTGTTCCTCGGTGGGATCGGGCTGGTATTCCTCGTCTCGATCGTCTCGGGCGTGGTCGTCTACGCGCCCTTCATGCGAAAACTGCGCTTCGGCACGGTGCGCAAGGATCGCAGCCGCCGGCTCAAATGGCTGGATACGCACAATATGATCGGCATCGTCACGCTCGGCTGGGTGACGGTGGTGGGGCTGACGGGCTTCATCCTCACAATGTCGCTGCCGATCACGATGATCTGGCAGGCGGACGAGCTGGCCGAGATGGCGGCACCCTATAAGGGGGCGAAACTGCCCAACACGCTCGCTTCGGTGGACAAGGCGGTGGCGACGGTGCGCGCGGCCGCGCCCGCGGCGCGGGTGAGCTTCATCGCGTTTCCGGGCACGGGCTACAGTACCCCGCATCATTATATGGTGGCGCTGGCGGGGGCGACGCCGCTGACCGAGCGGCTCGTGAACCCGGCGATGGTGGATGCCGAAACCGGGCGCCTGACCGACCTGCGCCAGATGCCCTGGTATGTGAAGGCGGTTTTCCTGTCCGCGCCTTTGCACTTTGGCGATTATGGCGGGCTGCCGCTGAAGATCATCTGGGCGCTGCTGGATGTCGCGGCGATCATCGTGCTGGGTACGGGCCTCTATCTCTGGCTGGGCAAAAGGCGCGCGTCGCTCGACCGGCGCGTGCTGGAGGTGCGGACGGGCGGGCTCGTGGTGCCGGAGCCGGCGGAATGA
- the lepA gene encoding translation elongation factor 4 — translation MTPLDKIRNFSIIAHIDHGKSTLADRLIQRTGGLAEREMSAQVLDNMDIEKERGITIKAQTVRLDWKGHVLNLMDTPGHVDFAYEVSRSLAACEGALLVVDAAQGVEAQTLANVYQSIEHDHEIVPVINKIDLPAAEPEKVRQEIEDVIGLDASQAIMASAKSGIGIDDILDAIVERIPAPKGDATAPLKAMLVDSWYDPYLGVVILVRVMAGVLKKGQEIAFMAGGTRHLVDRVGCFRPKIEQLAELGPGEIGFITAQIKEITETRVGDTITDAKKPAAEPLPGFKEVQPVVFCGLFPTDANDFEKLRESISKLRLNDASFSFEMETSAALGFGFRCGFLGLLHLEIIQERLMREYDLDLITTAPSVVYHLHLTHTKNEDAKTIELHNPADMPDPNRIETIEEPWIEATIYCPDEYLGSLLKLCQDRRGIQKNLTYVGGRAQLVYELPLNEVVFDFYDRLKSISRGYASFDYHQIGYREGDLVKMSILVNEEPVDALSMIVHRTGAEARGRGMCERLKDLIPRHLFKIPIQAAIGGKVIARETIAAMRKDVTAKCYGGDASRKRKLLDKQKEGKKRMREYGSVQIPQEAFIAALRMGDEG, via the coding sequence ATGACCCCGCTCGACAAGATCCGCAATTTCTCGATCATCGCCCATATCGATCATGGCAAGTCCACGCTTGCCGATCGCCTGATCCAGCGCACCGGCGGCCTCGCCGAGCGCGAGATGAGCGCGCAGGTGCTCGATAATATGGATATCGAGAAGGAGCGCGGCATCACGATCAAGGCGCAGACCGTGCGCCTCGACTGGAAGGGCCATGTCCTCAACCTGATGGACACGCCGGGCCATGTCGACTTCGCCTATGAGGTCAGCCGCAGCCTCGCCGCGTGCGAGGGCGCACTGCTGGTGGTGGATGCGGCGCAGGGCGTGGAGGCGCAGACGCTCGCCAACGTCTATCAGTCGATCGAGCATGATCATGAGATCGTGCCCGTCATCAACAAGATCGATCTGCCCGCCGCCGAGCCGGAGAAGGTCCGGCAGGAGATCGAGGATGTGATCGGCCTCGATGCCTCGCAGGCGATCATGGCCTCGGCCAAGTCGGGCATCGGCATCGACGACATTCTGGACGCGATCGTCGAGCGCATTCCGGCGCCGAAGGGCGATGCGACCGCGCCGCTGAAGGCGATGCTCGTCGACAGCTGGTATGACCCCTATCTGGGCGTCGTCATCCTCGTGCGCGTGATGGCGGGCGTGCTGAAGAAGGGGCAGGAAATCGCCTTCATGGCGGGCGGCACGCGCCATCTGGTGGACCGGGTCGGCTGTTTCCGCCCGAAGATCGAGCAACTGGCCGAACTGGGGCCGGGCGAGATCGGCTTCATCACCGCGCAGATCAAGGAAATCACCGAGACGCGCGTGGGCGACACGATCACCGACGCCAAGAAGCCCGCCGCCGAGCCGCTGCCGGGCTTCAAGGAAGTGCAGCCGGTGGTGTTCTGCGGCCTCTTCCCGACCGACGCGAACGATTTCGAGAAACTGCGCGAGAGCATCTCGAAGCTGCGCCTGAACGATGCCAGCTTCTCGTTCGAGATGGAGACGTCGGCCGCGCTCGGCTTCGGCTTCCGCTGCGGTTTCCTCGGCCTCTTGCACCTGGAGATCATCCAGGAGCGGCTGATGCGCGAATATGATCTGGACCTGATCACGACCGCGCCGTCGGTGGTCTATCACCTGCACCTCACGCATACGAAGAATGAGGATGCGAAGACGATCGAGCTGCACAATCCGGCGGACATGCCCGATCCCAACCGGATCGAGACGATCGAGGAGCCGTGGATCGAGGCGACCATCTATTGCCCGGATGAGTATCTCGGTTCGCTGCTGAAGCTGTGCCAGGACCGGCGCGGCATCCAGAAGAACCTGACCTATGTGGGCGGGCGCGCGCAGCTTGTTTACGAACTGCCGCTCAACGAAGTGGTGTTCGATTTCTACGATCGTCTGAAGTCGATCTCGCGCGGCTATGCGAGCTTCGATTATCACCAGATCGGCTATCGCGAGGGCGATCTCGTGAAGATGTCGATCCTCGTGAACGAGGAGCCGGTCGATGCGCTCAGCATGATCGTCCACCGCACCGGCGCCGAGGCGCGCGGCCGGGGCATGTGCGAGCGGCTGAAGGATCTGATCCCGCGGCATCTGTTCAAGATCCCGATCCAGGCGGCGATCGGCGGCAAGGTGATCGCGCGCGAGACGATCGCGGCAATGCGCAAGGACGTGACCGCCAAATGCTATGGCGGCGACGCGAGCCGCAAGCGCAAGCTTCTCGACAAGCAGAAGGAAGGCAAGAAGCGCATGCGGGAATATGGCTCGGTCCAGATCCCGCAGGAGGCCTTCATCGCGGCGCTGCGTATGGGCGACGAGGGGTAG
- a CDS encoding TonB-dependent receptor, translated as MRFGAGFRSGLMLGGTILLAMPAMAAAADAAPAEAPAAEDQALGDIVVTATKRETNLQQTPISISVVNAAAIEDRHIQSLYDMADGSVPSLRVATFEARQSALTIGIRGIVPLDANQPAREQGVGIYIDGVYLGRQHGLNAGLFDIERIEVLKGPQGTLFGRNTEGGALSIVSKAPTGEFGGRVTAGIGNLGAYNGDLHIDLPAFHDFALKVDAIKQYQGAVTKNPMAGQTGWGYYDRVGGRAAVRWKPSELDITDDFSVDYAKDKNSPFYSQLLNYNPNGCAAGAQSAAPNCYLPGTAYTTLTGTVRPTLPGVVVEGNKRMRTADIGVPQQPSVDKTHGFTNQLKWKAADWVELRAITAWRGVDVTQWDNSGGAHRPPVVNLTTACTVASPCQFSRYSLASLHQDQFSQELQAVGSVGNFDYVAGLFYFNEHVTDDAATPNSSGVALVNGVAQYLVLDSCRGSGGFGSELGCRNIDRASAVKTKSYAAYGQVTWNATDRIHITAGGRYTNDKKKGQLLISRGTTYALNPTAATNAGYKPLDESWNRFNPMATVAFDATDNIHLYAKYATGYRAGGASSRTINYQAFDPEDVKSYEIGAKTDFFDHKARLNVAAYIMDRKDSQVDISNIQFLGSSSFNNLVTINAPGKTKIRGVEVDMTVRPLAGLTLNAGYAYTYTKIPLVPITVSTGGATTTVNQRFFIVFTPRNAANASIDYDLPVGGAGAKLRFHFDGNYAQATQAFDQFATKADSSTIFNGRIALADIRMGDGGQKLTVSVWGRNIFDKDYVYRRDPSNSLPGTPTTSATTGSIGNIMGDYGNFNMPRTFGVEGTVSF; from the coding sequence ATGCGATTTGGCGCAGGATTCCGCTCGGGGCTCATGCTCGGCGGGACGATTCTTCTGGCGATGCCCGCCATGGCGGCAGCGGCCGATGCGGCTCCGGCCGAAGCACCGGCAGCGGAAGATCAGGCGCTCGGCGACATCGTCGTGACCGCGACCAAGCGTGAGACGAACCTCCAGCAGACCCCGATCTCGATCAGCGTCGTGAACGCGGCCGCGATCGAGGATCGCCACATCCAGAGCCTCTACGACATGGCCGACGGCTCGGTGCCGTCGCTCCGCGTCGCCACCTTCGAAGCCCGCCAGTCGGCGCTCACGATCGGCATCCGCGGCATCGTGCCGCTCGACGCCAACCAGCCCGCCCGCGAACAGGGCGTCGGCATCTACATCGACGGCGTCTATCTCGGCCGTCAGCACGGCCTGAACGCCGGCCTGTTCGACATCGAGCGCATCGAAGTCCTGAAGGGTCCGCAGGGCACCCTCTTCGGTCGTAACACCGAAGGCGGCGCGCTCAGCATCGTCTCGAAGGCCCCGACCGGCGAATTCGGCGGCCGCGTGACCGCCGGCATCGGCAATCTCGGCGCCTATAATGGCGACCTCCACATCGATCTGCCGGCCTTCCACGATTTCGCGCTGAAGGTCGACGCGATCAAGCAGTATCAGGGCGCCGTCACCAAGAACCCGATGGCCGGCCAGACCGGCTGGGGCTATTATGACCGCGTCGGTGGCCGCGCCGCCGTCCGCTGGAAGCCGTCCGAGCTGGACATTACCGACGATTTCTCGGTCGATTACGCCAAGGACAAGAACAGTCCGTTCTACAGCCAGCTGCTGAACTACAACCCGAACGGCTGCGCCGCCGGCGCTCAGTCCGCCGCGCCGAACTGCTACCTGCCCGGCACCGCCTACACCACGCTGACGGGCACCGTGCGCCCGACGCTTCCGGGCGTCGTGGTCGAGGGCAACAAGCGCATGCGCACCGCCGACATCGGCGTGCCGCAGCAGCCCAGCGTCGACAAGACGCATGGCTTCACCAACCAGCTGAAGTGGAAGGCCGCCGACTGGGTCGAGCTGCGCGCGATCACCGCATGGCGCGGCGTGGACGTCACCCAGTGGGATAACTCCGGTGGCGCGCATCGTCCGCCGGTCGTGAACCTCACCACGGCCTGCACCGTCGCCTCGCCCTGCCAGTTCAGCCGCTACAGCCTCGCCTCGCTGCACCAGGATCAGTTCAGCCAGGAACTGCAGGCGGTCGGCTCGGTCGGCAATTTCGATTATGTCGCCGGCCTGTTCTACTTCAACGAGCATGTGACGGATGACGCCGCCACGCCGAACTCCAGCGGCGTCGCCCTCGTCAACGGCGTCGCCCAGTATCTGGTGCTCGACTCCTGCCGCGGTTCGGGTGGCTTCGGCTCGGAGCTCGGCTGCCGCAATATCGACCGCGCCTCGGCCGTGAAGACCAAGAGCTACGCCGCTTACGGTCAGGTCACCTGGAACGCGACCGACCGCATCCACATCACGGCCGGCGGCCGCTACACGAACGACAAGAAGAAGGGCCAGCTGCTCATCTCGCGCGGCACCACCTACGCCCTGAACCCGACGGCCGCCACGAACGCCGGCTACAAGCCGCTGGACGAGAGCTGGAACCGCTTCAACCCGATGGCGACCGTGGCGTTCGACGCGACGGACAACATCCATCTCTATGCGAAGTATGCCACCGGCTACCGCGCCGGCGGCGCCAGCTCGCGCACGATCAACTATCAGGCGTTCGATCCGGAGGACGTGAAGTCCTACGAAATCGGCGCCAAGACCGACTTCTTCGATCACAAGGCGCGCCTGAACGTCGCGGCGTACATCATGGATCGCAAGGATAGCCAGGTCGACATCAGCAACATCCAGTTCCTGGGGTCGTCGAGCTTCAACAATCTCGTCACGATCAATGCGCCCGGCAAGACCAAGATCCGCGGCGTCGAGGTCGACATGACGGTCCGTCCGCTCGCCGGGCTGACGCTGAATGCGGGCTATGCCTACACCTACACGAAGATCCCGCTGGTCCCGATCACGGTGAGCACCGGTGGCGCCACCACGACCGTCAACCAGCGCTTCTTCATCGTGTTCACGCCGCGCAACGCGGCCAACGCCTCGATCGATTATGATCTGCCGGTCGGCGGCGCGGGCGCCAAGCTGCGCTTCCACTTCGACGGCAACTATGCGCAGGCCACGCAGGCCTTCGACCAGTTCGCCACGAAGGCCGACTCCTCGACCATCTTCAACGGCCGCATCGCGCTGGCCGATATCCGGATGGGCGATGGCGGCCAGAAGCTGACCGTCTCCGTCTGGGGCCGGAACATCTTCGACAAGGATTACGTCTATCGTCGTGATCCGTCGAACAGCCTGCCCGGCACGCCGACCACGAGCGCGACCACCGGCAGCATCGGCAACATCATGGGCGACTACGGCAACTTTAACATGCCGCGCACCTTCGGCGTCGAAGGCACCGTCTCCTTCTAA
- a CDS encoding cell wall hydrolase — MTTRVDRLALGGFLLLGLAILIAIVALSIGFGSSAPLPRKPVPIARSLPGKRIVPTTAPPPVEPIEYADMSADEARAFNATVPLVAGRLVPAPPFRFAGDPADRARATACLAAAVLFEAGDDPAGEAAVAQVVLNRLRHPAFPKTVCGVVFQGSERHTGCQFTFTCDGALARTPAPAAWARATAIAAHALDGRVVKEVGTATHYHADYVVPYWGPSLAKIAVVAPHIFYRWPGRWGLPASFVAAGRGSESIDPRVAAFAGLVPGTAPFVPRDDDGAPLPQPPLQQHFVTGVPESALHGAVVRLKDEEAGQYILQLNPSANPGSYAVLGFTICTRKPDCIVMGWTSVDEVPRAFPITPIALRSLAFLYRRSSILQTAAPYWDCRRFHRSLAAQCLPGTGK; from the coding sequence ATGACGACGCGCGTAGACAGGCTGGCGCTCGGCGGCTTCCTGCTGCTCGGCCTGGCGATCCTGATCGCGATCGTGGCGCTGAGCATCGGCTTCGGCAGCTCCGCCCCGCTCCCCCGCAAGCCGGTGCCGATCGCGCGGAGCCTGCCGGGCAAGCGCATCGTCCCCACCACCGCGCCGCCTCCGGTCGAACCGATCGAATATGCGGACATGAGTGCCGACGAAGCCCGCGCCTTCAACGCCACCGTGCCGCTTGTCGCCGGCCGGCTCGTCCCCGCCCCGCCCTTCCGCTTTGCGGGCGATCCGGCCGATCGGGCGCGCGCCACCGCCTGCCTCGCCGCCGCCGTCCTCTTCGAAGCCGGCGATGATCCTGCGGGCGAGGCGGCGGTCGCACAGGTCGTGCTCAATCGCCTGCGCCACCCGGCCTTCCCGAAGACGGTCTGCGGCGTCGTGTTCCAGGGATCGGAACGGCACACCGGCTGCCAGTTCACCTTCACCTGCGATGGCGCGCTCGCCCGCACGCCCGCGCCCGCAGCCTGGGCGCGCGCCACCGCGATCGCCGCCCACGCGCTCGACGGGCGTGTCGTGAAAGAGGTCGGCACCGCCACCCATTATCATGCCGATTATGTCGTGCCCTATTGGGGGCCGAGCCTGGCCAAGATCGCGGTGGTGGCGCCGCATATCTTCTATCGCTGGCCCGGCCGCTGGGGCCTGCCCGCCAGTTTCGTCGCGGCCGGACGGGGCAGCGAGTCGATCGATCCGCGAGTCGCCGCTTTCGCCGGCCTCGTCCCCGGCACCGCGCCGTTCGTGCCGCGCGATGATGACGGGGCGCCTCTCCCGCAGCCCCCGCTCCAGCAACATTTCGTTACAGGCGTGCCCGAATCGGCCCTGCACGGCGCGGTCGTCCGCCTCAAGGACGAGGAGGCAGGCCAGTATATCCTGCAGCTGAATCCGTCCGCCAATCCGGGCAGCTATGCCGTGCTGGGCTTCACCATCTGCACTCGAAAACCCGATTGCATCGTGATGGGATGGACCAGTGTGGACGAGGTTCCCCGCGCCTTCCCGATCACGCCTATCGCGTTGCGATCACTGGCTTTCCTCTATCGCCGCAGCAGCATCCTCCAGACGGCGGCACCCTATTGGGATTGCCGCCGATTCCACCGCTCGCTCGCCGCCCAATGCCTTCCCGGAACAGGAAAATAA
- a CDS encoding histone deacetylase produces the protein MPRFQNGALLPDKYACVLAALRESAVPMRVHAPEPMAAEWIAAVHDPLYAEQVLTASVPPEKERRIGYAVTPAIARRSQLTVGGTFLAARLALHYGYAANIAGGSHHALPDTGAGYCVLNDLAIAANRLIAEGDAQRILIVDLDVHQGDGTAVLTAGRDDIFTVSLHAERNFPVRKARSSLDVPLPDRTGDETYLAILSETLNKVLDRFSADLLLYQAGVDPHGDDRLGRLALSSEGLLARDRMVMNHALHRGIPLASTLGGGYGPDMHALGARHAATILALAEAASAPAYPSQT, from the coding sequence GTGCCGCGCTTCCAGAACGGCGCGCTTTTGCCGGATAAATATGCGTGCGTGCTGGCGGCTTTGCGCGAAAGCGCCGTGCCGATGCGGGTCCATGCGCCGGAGCCGATGGCCGCCGAATGGATCGCCGCCGTCCACGATCCCCTCTATGCCGAACAGGTCCTCACCGCGTCCGTGCCGCCCGAAAAGGAGCGCCGGATCGGCTATGCCGTCACGCCCGCCATCGCCCGCCGCTCGCAGCTCACGGTCGGCGGCACCTTCCTCGCCGCACGCCTCGCGCTCCATTACGGCTATGCCGCCAATATCGCGGGCGGCAGCCATCATGCGCTGCCCGATACGGGCGCGGGCTATTGCGTGCTGAACGATCTCGCCATCGCCGCCAACCGGCTGATCGCCGAGGGCGATGCGCAGCGCATCCTCATTGTGGATCTGGATGTTCATCAGGGCGACGGAACGGCTGTATTGACGGCCGGGCGCGATGATATTTTCACCGTATCGCTCCACGCCGAAAGAAATTTTCCTGTCCGCAAGGCCCGGTCATCGCTCGACGTCCCACTTCCCGACCGAACCGGCGACGAAACCTATCTCGCAATTCTTTCCGAAACCTTGAACAAGGTTCTCGACAGATTTTCAGCGGATTTGCTGCTCTATCAAGCCGGCGTCGATCCGCATGGCGACGATCGACTCGGCCGCCTCGCTTTGTCTTCGGAAGGATTGCTGGCGCGCGACCGGATGGTGATGAACCATGCGCTGCACCGCGGCATCCCGCTCGCGAGTACGCTCGGCGGCGGCTACGGACCCGACATGCACGCCCTCGGCGCGCGTCACGCCGCCACCATCCTCGCGCTGGCCGAGGCCGCCTCGGCGCCCGCTTATCCCTCCCAAACATGA